A portion of the Clupea harengus chromosome 18, Ch_v2.0.2, whole genome shotgun sequence genome contains these proteins:
- the eif4e2rs1 gene encoding eukaryotic translation initiation factor 4E family member 2 related sequence 1, producing the protein MNQFEPLKDEEVEDHEDQVVSREDKNDTDGTVNNNNNNRRKTISPAAGEHPLQYNYTFWYSRRTPSRPANTQSYEQNIRQIGTVASVEQFWKFYSHLVRPGDLTGHSDFHLFKEGIKPMWEDEANKNGGKWIIRLRKGLASRFWENIILAMLGEQFMVGEEICGVVVSIRFQEDILSIWNKTASDQVTTSRIRDTLRRVLNLPPNTIMEYKTHNDSLKDNSSFRNTKITL; encoded by the exons ATGAATCAATTTGAACC TTTAAAAGACGAGGAAGTGGAGGACCATGAAGACCAGGTAGTCTCACGGGAGGACAAGAATGACACTGACGGgactgtaaacaacaacaataataaccgGCGGAAG acTATCTCCCCAGCAGCAGGAGAACATCCGCTTCAGTATAACTACACCTTTTGGTACTCGCGCAGAACGCCTAGCCGGCCTGCCAACACACAAAGCTACGAACAAAACATCCGCCAGATCGGTACTGTGGCCTCG GTGGAGCAGTTCTGGAAGTTCTACAGCCATCTGGTACGGCCTGGTGACCTCACGGGACACAGTGACTTCCACCTCTTCAAGGAGGGCATCAAACCGATGTGGGAG GACGAGGCCAATAAGAACGGAGGGAAGTGGATCATCCGGTTGCGTAAGGGCCTGGCATCCCGCTTCTGGGAGAACATCATCCTGGCCATGCTGGGAGAGCAGTTCATGGTCGGGGAGGAGATCTGCGGTGTGGTGGTGTCCATACGCTTCCAG GAGGACATCCTGTCCATCTGGAACAAGACGGCCAGTGATCAGGTTACCACCTCCCGAATCCGTGATACCTTGAGGCGTGTTCTCAACCTACCACCAAATACCATTATGGAGTATAAGACCCACAATGACAGCCTCAA GGATAACTCAAGTTTTCGTAACACGAAGATTACGTTGTGA